From the Malassezia vespertilionis chromosome 5, complete sequence genome, the window CCCGTCACTTGCACACGCCCGACGCACAGAGTGGATGCGGAttcgtcgcggcgcgcgatgcactgcaagACTATTTCGCTGTGCAGAACCCCGACTGGGAAATGTGGGCCAAGCGGCTGGAGAAAGAGCCTGGCTtgcacctgcgccgcaaccCCGATGGCGACGTCCAGCTGGACGGCGTGGAGTACAACAACTTTTATTACCCTGCGTGTCCCAGTTGTGGCGGCATCCTGAAGCCGGATGTAGTGTTTTTTGGGGAGAACATACGCGCGTCTGtgaagcgcgacgccgaggcTTGCATAGCAAGCTCCGACGCACTCCTGATCCTCGGCACCACGCTCGCCACGCACTCGGCGTTCCGTCTGGTGAAGGACACGGCCGACTCCGGAAAGCCTGTGGTGCTGGTGAATCGCGGCCCAACACGCGTGGATAGTATCGTGGACACGCGGATTGGATtgacgagcggcgcagtgctACAAGGCGTGGGTCGCGCATTGGGACTATAGACGGGTATATAAGTTCATTTTGTGCCCGCATGTTTGCCCGTACCGGCATCAAACACACTGAGCATGGCAAAACACGCGTAAAAGAGCCCCACTGGGTAGGCGACAAGGAAACGCTGGTTGTGCATCCCAAGAATCGATACAAATATGCCGGAAGCGGATGTGCAGCACCAGAGGATGAAAAGCGGCGTGACAATGTAGCCAAACACACTGTTGAGGCGCAGAAACACATTGATCGCACCCAGCAGGCACAATGGCAGCATACAGTAGCCAAGCACGCTGGTAACGCACGTTGCGTCAATACCGCCGGTCGACATCATGTTGAGCAAAATATAAATGGACGCGACCCCCATCAGGCCTACACCATACACGTAGCCAAACTGAGACTTTCCTGCAAGCAAAAGAAGCATGCCGAATACGAAACAGAAGAGCAAGGGGCCGGCCAAGTCCGTGTCGTCCATCATGTGTGCATCTTTTGCGTGGTCCGGCGAGAACCGGTGGAATGGGTTTAGCACCGCGAGCGACTTATCGCGGATGTGAGGAAGATTGATATCCAGCTCCTCCATCAACGAAGGCTCGCCGGGCAGGCCGCCCGTACCGAATGCTGCTAGCCATTCCGCGCCCATGATCGTACCGCGTAGGCCGCGCCACAACACGGACACGCTTACTCAGCACGGCGCCACATTTTTTTTCGcgggcgcgcttgctgctccACGATCGGTCGCCATGCCTCAGAACGAGTATATCGAAGAGCACATCAAGCGCCATGGTAGGCGTCTTGATCATGAGGAGCGGAAGCGGAAGCGCGAGGCACGCGAGGCGCATCACGCTTCGGCCgtggcgcaaaagacgtTTGGTCTCAAGGCCAAGATGCTGAACAAGAAGCGCCGGGCGGAAAAGATCCAGATGAAGAAGACGCTCAAGCAgcacgaggagcgcgatgTGAAGAAATCAACACCCCCGAGCGCTCCAGATACTGCATTGCCTGCATACCTGCTTGACCGTGAAGGACAAAAGgatgccaaggcgctctCGTCTGCCGTCAAGGAACGCCGCAAAGATAAGGCAGCGCGGTACAGCGTGCCACTCCCACAGGTGCGTGGTATTGCAGAGAATGAGGCATTCAAGGTGGTCAAGaccggcaagcgcaagcagaaTGGCTGGAAGCGAATGGTGACCAAGGCGACCTTTGTCGGCGACAACTTCACA encodes:
- a CDS encoding uncharacterized protein (EggNog:ENOG503NVNA; COG:U; BUSCO:EOG092643QW; TransMembrane:5 (i61-78o84-101i113-135o141-165i172-191o)) — encoded protein: MGAEWLAAFGTGGLPGEPSLMEELDINLPHIRDKSLAVLNPFHRFSPDHAKDAHMMDDTDLAGPLLFCFVFGMLLLLAGKSQFGYVYGVGLMGVASIYILLNMMSTGGIDATCVTSVLGYCMLPLCLLGAINVFLRLNSVFGYIVTPLFILWCCTSASGIFVSILGMHNQRFLVAYPVGLFYACFAMLSVFDAGTGKHAGTK
- the NSA2 gene encoding Ribosome biogenesis protein (EggNog:ENOG503NYAP; COG:J; BUSCO:EOG09263ZBF), whose translation is MPQNEYIEEHIKRHGRRLDHEERKRKREAREAHHASAVAQKTFGLKAKMLNKKRRAEKIQMKKTLKQHEERDVKKSTPPSAPDTALPAYLLDREGQKDAKALSSAVKERRKDKAARYSVPLPQVRGIAENEAFKVVKTGKRKQNGWKRMVTKATFVGDNFTRKPPKLERFIRPTGLRFKKAHITHPDLKATFQLPIIGVKKNPQSPMYTQLGVLTKGTIIEVNVSDLGMVTSGGKVVWGKYAQVTNNPENDGCVNGVLLMSS